One Pseudomonas syringae CC1557 genomic window, TCAGCGCGGCTTTGGCGTTGACACTGTCGATACAGTCGATCACAAAGTCCATGTCCGGGGTAATGCACTCGGCCATGGTGTCGCGGGTCACGAAATCCGCCACCGCGTGGACGACGCAATCAGGGTTGATCGCCCGAATACGCTCGGCCATCACCTCGACCTTCGGCCTCCCGACCGTGCTGTCCAGCGCATGCAGCTGGCGGTTGCTGTTGCTGACACAAACATCGTCCATGTCGAACAACGATATCTCGCCGACGCCACTGCGCGCCATGGCTTCTGCCGCCCAGGAACCCACACCGCCGATACCGACCACCGCCACATGAGCCGCACGCAGACGTGCCAGCCCTTCGATGCCGTACAAACGGGCGATGCCTGCGAAACGTGGATCGTCTGTGCTCATGATCAATACCCCTAAAACCGGCGCGCATTATAGAGGGAGATGAGCCTCAGGGCATCTCTCCATACCAGCACGCGGTCAGAAACCAGCCATTGCAGCCGTGTTCGTCATATCCAGGCATTGGCCTGAGCGTTTTTGCTTTAAGATAACCGCCTTTTCACGCCCAACGCCTTGCTATCGGAGTTCAGTACATGACGGCCCCCGCCGACCTCTCGCCCACTCTCCAACTTGCCTGCGACCTGATCCGGCGGCCTTCGGTCACCCCGGTCGACGCCGATTGCCAGACCGTGATGATGCAGCGTCTGGGCGATGCCGGCTTCACGCTGGAGCCGATGCGTATCGAAGACGTCGACAATTTCTGGGCCACCCACGGCGGCCAGGAAGGCCCGGTGCTGTGTTTCGCCGGTCATACCGACGTGGTGCCGACCGGTCCGCTAGAGAAATGGCAGAACGATCCATTCGACGCGTTGATCGACGAACACGGCATGCTTTGCGGGCGTGGCGCAGCGGACATGAAAGGCAGTCTGGCGGCGATGCTGGTGGCGGCCGAGCGTTTTGTTGCCGATCATCCCGATCACAAGGGCTCGGTGGCGTTTCTGATCACCAGTGATGAAGAAGGCCCGGCGCATCATGGCACCAAGGCCGTTGTGGAGCGGCTGGCAGCTCGCAAGGAACGACTCGACTGGTGCATCGTCGGCGAGCCGTCGAGCACCACGCTGGTGGGTGATGTGGTCAAGAACGGTCGTCGCGGCTCGCTGGGCGCCACACTGACCGTGCGTGGCAAGCAGGGTCATGTCGCTTACCCGCATCTGGCGAAGAACCCTATTCACCTGGCCGCTCCGGCGCTGGCTGAACTGGCCGCCGAACACTGGGACAACGGCAACGACTTCTTTCCGCCAACCAGTTTTCAGATCTCCAACCTCAATTCCGGCACCGGCGCGACCAACGTGATTCCGGGTGATCTGGTGGCGGTCTTCAATTTCCGCTTCTCGACCGAGTCCACTGTCGAAGGCTTGCAGCAGCGTGTGGCGAGCATTCTCGACAAGCATGAGCTGGACTGGCATGTGGACTGGGCCTTGTCGGGCCTGCCTTTCCTGACCGAGCCGGGCGCGCTGCTGGACGCGGTGTCGTCCAGCATCAAGAACGTCACCGGTCGCGACACCAAAGCCTCGACCAGCGGCGGCACCTCCGATGGTCGTTTCATTGCAACCCTGGGCACCCAAGTGGTTGAACTGGGACCGGTCAACGCGACGATTCACCAGGTCAACGAACGTATCCTGGCCAGCGATCTCGATGTACTGACCGAGATCTACTACCAGACGCTGGTCAAGTTGCTCGCCTGATGCTGACCTGCCCGATCTGCTCTGCGCCGCTCAGTGCGGCGGACAATGGTGTGGTATGCCCGGCCAACCACTGTTTCGACCGTGCGCGTCAGGGTTATCTGAACCTGCTGCCGGTACAGCACAAGAACAGCCGCGACCCTGGTGACAATCAGGCCATGGTCGAGGCGCGGCGCGACTTTCTCAACGCCGGACACTACGCACCGGTTGCCCGCCGACTGGCCGAACTGGCGGCAGAGCGCGCCCCGGCACGCTGGCTGGACATCGGCTGCGGTGAAGGTTATTACACCGCGCAAATTGCCGAAGCCCTGCCCCTCGCCGACGGTTACGCACTGGATATCTCCCGCGAAGCCGTGAAGCGGGCCTGCCGTCGCGATCCGAGCCTGACCTGGATGGTCGCCAGCATGGCTCGGGTGCCGTTGCCGGATGCGAGCTGTCAGTTTTTGGCCAGCGTGTTCAGCCCGCTGGACTGGCAGGAAGCCAAACGCCTGTTAACCCCGGGTGGCGGACTGATGCGTGTCGGCCCGACCAGCGAACACCTGATGGAACTGCGTCAGCGTCTGTACGATGAAGTTCGTGATTATGCCGACGACAAGCACTTGGCACTGGTGCCGGAAGGCATGCAGTTGCAACACAGCGAAACGCTACGCTACACATTGAAGCTGATCGACGGCCAGTCCCGCGCCGATTTGCTGGCGATGACACCTCACGGCTGGCGAGCCAGCGCCGAACGCCGCGCTGCGGTCATCGAGCAACCAGGGCCTTTCAAGGTCACCGTTTCCATGCGCTACGATTATTTCGTGCTGCAATAAGCATTCAACAGAGGCACCCATGCGCCAACCCGATATCGAGATTTACCTGAAAGACGCAGACGTCGATCACAAGGCAATCGCTGCATGGCTGGAAGCCGCCATCGGCCATTGCACGGACTGGACACAACGCGGCCAGACCTGGAAGTGCAAGGCGGGTGAGGTGCGCGTGACCTGGCTGCCGAAAGCCGTTGGTAAATGGAACAGCCTGCACCTGGACAGCGACCAGACCCCGTGGGACGACGACATCGCCTGCGCACGCGCTGCATTCGCCGCGTTGAATGTCGAAGTACGTTGCGCGCCGGGCACCTGGGTCGAAGAAGAAAGCGATGAAACAGCCGATCGCTGGATACGCGTCAGCGCCGACGGTGAAGAAGAGATTACCTGGCGCACCGTGTAAGGTTTTTCTCTATAAGGGTAACGACGGTACCGACATGTACCGTCTTCGCCGTGAGCGTGCTACGCAGGTAACCCTCCAGACTCACCAGCAAGCGCGCCAGCGTTTTTGCCGATCTTCTCGGGATGCGTCACACTGACGCCCATCTCGGGCAGCCGCCCGACTCCTACTCAGCAGAAGCCGTATGACCCGCTCTCCATTCCGTCGCCTCGTATTCGGCACTCTGCGCCGATTGCTGTACCTCTGGGTTCGCTCGGAAACCATCAATCAGTCATCCTTCACGCTCAACCTCGACCGCAGTCGACCGGTGCTCTATGCATTGCAGTCGCCTTCGCTTAGCGATCTCGCCGTCGTCGATACCGAATGCCGCAAGGCCGGCCTGCCCCGCCCCGTGCTGTCGGTAGCCATTGGCGACCTGATCGAGCCGATGGCCTATTTCTACCTGACACCCGCACCGGACTGGCTGGGCCGCCAGGACAAGCGTGGCGCGCCACCGACGCTGGAGCGTCTGGTCGCCGCGGTGAGCCAGAACCCTGCCGAGGATGCGCAAATCATCCCGGTCAGCGTTTTCTGGGGTCAGTCACCTGATCGGGAATCCAGCGCCTGGAAGCTTTTGTTCGCCGACAGCTGGGCGGTGACCGGGCGCTTGCGACGTCTGGTCAGCATCCTGATTCTGGGGCGCAAGACCCGCGTGCAGTTTTCCGCACCGATTCACATGCGCGAACTGGTTGACCAGAACAAAGGCTACGAACTGACCCTGCGCATGAGTCAGCGTCTGCTGCGGGTGCATTTCCGCAACCTGAAAAGCGCGGTGATAGGCCCGGACGTGTCGCACCGACGCACCGTGGTCAAAGGCCTGCTGGATGAGCCACTGGTCAAACAGGCAATCATCGAAGAAGCCGAACGGGAAAAGATTTCGCAGGACAAGGCACGTGAGCGAGCGCTGAGTTACGGCAACGAGATCGCCTCGGACTACACCTACTCCGCTATCCGCTTTCTCGAAGTGGTGCTGAGCTGGTTTTGGAACAAGATCTACGATGGCATCAAGGTCAGCCACATCGAAGGCGTGCAGAAAGTCGCGCCGGGCCATGAAGTGATCTACGTGCCCTGCCATCGCAGCCATATCGATTACCTGCTGCTGTCCTATCTGCTGTTTCGCAACGGCCTGACACCGCCGCACATTGCCGCAGGCATCAACCTGAACATGCCGGTAGTCGGCAGCCTGCTGCGGCGTGGCGGCGCGTTTTTCATGCGCCGAACGTTCAAGGGCAACCCGCTGTATACCGCCGTGTTCAACGAGTACCTGCACACCTTGTTCACCAAGGGTTTCCCGGTCGAATACTTCGTCGAGGGCGGTCGCTCACGTACTGGACGCATGCTGCAACCCAAGACCGGCATGCTTGCCATTACCCTGCGCAGCTTTCTGCGCAACTCGCGGATGCCGATTGTCTTCATCCCGGTGTACATCGGCTACGAGCGGGTGCTGGAAGGCCGTACCTACCTGGGTGAACTGCGCGGCGCGACCAAGAAAAAAGAATCGATCTTCGACATTTTCAAAGTCATCGGTGCGTTGAAGCAGCGCTTCGGTGAGGTATCGGTGAACTTCGGCGAACCGATCAAGCTGGCTGAATTCCTCGACAGCGAGCAGCCGGACTGGCGCGCACAGGAACTCGCGCCGCAATATCGCCCTGACTGGCTGAGCGAAACCACTCATCGGCTGGGCGAGCGTGTGGCCCAGCACCTCAACGAGGCCGCGGCGGTCAACCCGATGAACCTGGTGGCGGTTGCATTACTGTCGACGCAAAAGCTGGCGCTGGACGATCAGGCTATGGAGCGTGTGCTCGACCTGTACCTGACGCTGTTACGCAGCGTGCCTTACTCGCCGCACACCACGCTGCCGGAAGGTAACGGGCGTTCGCTGATCGAGCACGTCAAAGGCATGGACCTGCTGGCCGAGCAGAAAGATGCGCTGGGCAAGATTCTGTATCTGAACGAGCAGAACGCAGTCCTGATGACCTATTACCGCAACAACGTGCTGCACATCTTTGCCCTGCCTTCACTGCTGGCGAGCTTTTTCCAGAGTTCATCGCGCATGACCCGCGAGCAGATTCTGCGCTACACCCATGCTCTATACCCCTACCTGCAATCGGAACTGTTCATTCGCTGGCCGCTGAATAAACTGGACGAGGTAATCGATCAATGGCTCGCAGCGTTCGTCGAGCAAGGTCTGTTGCGCTTCAAGAATGACGCCTACGTGCGCCCTGAACCCAGCTCACGGGAATTTGTGCTGCTGACCCTGTTGTCGCGCGCCATCGCACAGACGTTGCAGCGTTTCTACATGGCAATCGCCCTGTTGCTCAACAACGGTCAGAACATCCTGAGCGCCGAGGAGCTGGAAGACTTGTGTACGGTCATGGCCCAGCGTCTGTCGATCCTGCATGGTCTGAATGCGCCGGAGTTTTTCGACAAGAGTCTGTTCCGGCACTTTATCCAGACCCTGCTGGACCTCGGCGTACTGCGCAAGGACACAGCGGGCAAACTGAGTTACCACCCGATGCTGGGCGAACTGGCAGAAGGTGCAGCCAAGCGCGTCTTGCCGGCTGAAATACGGCTGTCGATCCGGCAGGTTGCCCTGCACAGTAACGAAGAAGAGCCGGAGGCAAAAAGCGAAACCGGGCCGGCGTAGTGCTTTTTCGCAATTTGAAAGGAATCTGTAGAAGGATGTTTTCCGCCCGCTGGCATCAGCCAGCGTCGTGACTTCCTGATACGCTGATGGCGTACTGCGCCGCTACTGATTCAGGCGCGGGTCAGCACTCATTTCTACAAGGACGCCTTATGCCTCGTTTTTCGTTCACCGTTGCCAGCCTGTGCGCAGGCCTGCTGATGTCGGCCAACGTTTTTGCCTTGTCGCTGGGCGACCTTTCGCAATCGGACGCCACCGGCGGGCTCAAGGATGCCCTGACCCAGGGCGCGCAGGTTGCGGTCAAGCAACTGGGCGTTCCTGGCGGTTTCAGCAAGAATGAGCAGGTGCGTATCGAGCTGCCCGGCAAGCTGGGCCAAGTCGCGAAAAAGATGAAAATGCTGGGCATGGGCAGTCAGGTCGATCAACTGGAAACCAGTATGAACCAGGCGGCTGAAGCCGCTGTACCTCAGGCTCAGGCACTGCTGGTCGATGCGGTGAAAAAGATGACGGTGACTGACGCCAAGGCGATCCTCAGTGGTGGCAAGGACTCGGCAACCCAGTACCTGAGCAGCACCAGCCGTGAACAGATCCGCGCTAAAT contains:
- the plsB gene encoding glycerol-3-phosphate 1-O-acyltransferase PlsB; its protein translation is MTRSPFRRLVFGTLRRLLYLWVRSETINQSSFTLNLDRSRPVLYALQSPSLSDLAVVDTECRKAGLPRPVLSVAIGDLIEPMAYFYLTPAPDWLGRQDKRGAPPTLERLVAAVSQNPAEDAQIIPVSVFWGQSPDRESSAWKLLFADSWAVTGRLRRLVSILILGRKTRVQFSAPIHMRELVDQNKGYELTLRMSQRLLRVHFRNLKSAVIGPDVSHRRTVVKGLLDEPLVKQAIIEEAEREKISQDKARERALSYGNEIASDYTYSAIRFLEVVLSWFWNKIYDGIKVSHIEGVQKVAPGHEVIYVPCHRSHIDYLLLSYLLFRNGLTPPHIAAGINLNMPVVGSLLRRGGAFFMRRTFKGNPLYTAVFNEYLHTLFTKGFPVEYFVEGGRSRTGRMLQPKTGMLAITLRSFLRNSRMPIVFIPVYIGYERVLEGRTYLGELRGATKKKESIFDIFKVIGALKQRFGEVSVNFGEPIKLAEFLDSEQPDWRAQELAPQYRPDWLSETTHRLGERVAQHLNEAAAVNPMNLVAVALLSTQKLALDDQAMERVLDLYLTLLRSVPYSPHTTLPEGNGRSLIEHVKGMDLLAEQKDALGKILYLNEQNAVLMTYYRNNVLHIFALPSLLASFFQSSSRMTREQILRYTHALYPYLQSELFIRWPLNKLDEVIDQWLAAFVEQGLLRFKNDAYVRPEPSSREFVLLTLLSRAIAQTLQRFYMAIALLLNNGQNILSAEELEDLCTVMAQRLSILHGLNAPEFFDKSLFRHFIQTLLDLGVLRKDTAGKLSYHPMLGELAEGAAKRVLPAEIRLSIRQVALHSNEEEPEAKSETGPA
- the dapE gene encoding succinyl-diaminopimelate desuccinylase translates to MTAPADLSPTLQLACDLIRRPSVTPVDADCQTVMMQRLGDAGFTLEPMRIEDVDNFWATHGGQEGPVLCFAGHTDVVPTGPLEKWQNDPFDALIDEHGMLCGRGAADMKGSLAAMLVAAERFVADHPDHKGSVAFLITSDEEGPAHHGTKAVVERLAARKERLDWCIVGEPSSTTLVGDVVKNGRRGSLGATLTVRGKQGHVAYPHLAKNPIHLAAPALAELAAEHWDNGNDFFPPTSFQISNLNSGTGATNVIPGDLVAVFNFRFSTESTVEGLQQRVASILDKHELDWHVDWALSGLPFLTEPGALLDAVSSSIKNVTGRDTKASTSGGTSDGRFIATLGTQVVELGPVNATIHQVNERILASDLDVLTEIYYQTLVKLLA
- a CDS encoding DUF4197 domain-containing protein codes for the protein MPRFSFTVASLCAGLLMSANVFALSLGDLSQSDATGGLKDALTQGAQVAVKQLGVPGGFSKNEQVRIELPGKLGQVAKKMKMLGMGSQVDQLETSMNQAAEAAVPQAQALLVDAVKKMTVTDAKAILSGGKDSATQYLSSTSREQIRAKFLPIVKKSTDQVGLAQKYNAFAGKAAALGALDSKNANLESYVTEQALNGLFEMIAKQEESIRANPQAAATGLAKKVFGAL
- a CDS encoding putative RNA methyltransferase, producing the protein MLTCPICSAPLSAADNGVVCPANHCFDRARQGYLNLLPVQHKNSRDPGDNQAMVEARRDFLNAGHYAPVARRLAELAAERAPARWLDIGCGEGYYTAQIAEALPLADGYALDISREAVKRACRRDPSLTWMVASMARVPLPDASCQFLASVFSPLDWQEAKRLLTPGGGLMRVGPTSEHLMELRQRLYDEVRDYADDKHLALVPEGMQLQHSETLRYTLKLIDGQSRADLLAMTPHGWRASAERRAAVIEQPGPFKVTVSMRYDYFVLQ